The following proteins are co-located in the Patescibacteria group bacterium genome:
- a CDS encoding transketolase C-terminal domain-containing protein translates to MAIAKSANLTKKLFDTDIQQAPTRDGFGEGLVIAGKASPDVMVLCADLTESTRAQSFKLAFPDRFVQMGVSEQSLAAIAAGMALAGKIPFICSYACFSPGRNWEQVRTTICLQETNVKIAGAHAGVSVGPDGATHQMVEDIAIMRVLPNMTVLVPCDALETRKAIVAAAEHEGPVYIRFAREKTPVFTTEKTPFKIGKAEVYRTGKDVAILACGPLLYEALLAAKELETRGIEARVINLVSIKPMDEATVIAAARECGAVVTVEEAQAAGGLGGAVCELLAKTVPVPVERVGMEDTFGQSGEPRELLEHYKLTAPWIAKAVHRVMKLKKHSISSKK, encoded by the coding sequence ATGGCAATCGCCAAATCAGCCAACCTGACCAAAAAGTTATTCGACACTGACATCCAGCAAGCCCCCACGCGTGATGGGTTCGGAGAAGGTTTGGTAATAGCTGGCAAAGCAAGTCCGGATGTCATGGTGCTCTGCGCTGATTTAACCGAGTCAACCCGAGCTCAATCTTTCAAATTAGCCTTCCCAGACAGATTTGTACAAATGGGGGTTAGCGAGCAATCCCTCGCCGCCATCGCCGCCGGCATGGCACTCGCCGGCAAGATTCCATTCATCTGTAGCTATGCCTGTTTCTCTCCGGGCCGCAATTGGGAGCAGGTGCGTACCACCATTTGCCTTCAGGAAACAAATGTAAAAATCGCCGGCGCACACGCGGGCGTATCAGTTGGCCCTGATGGAGCAACACACCAAATGGTTGAGGATATTGCCATCATGCGCGTCCTACCGAACATGACCGTGCTCGTCCCATGCGATGCGCTTGAAACACGCAAAGCAATTGTGGCCGCAGCCGAACACGAAGGACCGGTCTATATCCGCTTTGCTCGTGAAAAAACACCGGTGTTCACCACCGAAAAAACTCCTTTCAAGATTGGAAAGGCAGAGGTTTACCGAACCGGCAAGGACGTTGCCATTCTGGCCTGCGGTCCCCTATTGTATGAAGCTCTCCTGGCCGCAAAAGAACTTGAGACCAGAGGAATCGAAGCTCGGGTCATCAACCTGGTCAGCATCAAACCAATGGACGAAGCGACAGTCATCGCCGCGGCTCGGGAATGCGGCGCCGTAGTCACCGTTGAAGAGGCTCAAGCCGCCGGCGGCCTTGGCGGGGCGGTCTGCGAGCTCCTCGCAAAGACTGTCCCTGTCCCCGTTGAACGCGTGGGCATGGAAGACACCTTCGGCCAGTCCGGGGAACCGCGAGAATTGCTCGAACATTACAAACTGACTGCACCCTGGATTGCCAAGGCTGTGCATCGAGTGATGAAGTTGAAAAAACATTCCATCTCTTCCAAAAAATAA
- a CDS encoding pseudouridine synthase, which yields MPVRLNKFMVEQGVCSRREADRLIEAGKITIDGRKAVMGEKVEGTEEIVVDGKKVDTSPKEKVYLAYNKPVGIICTADPEAQDNIVEAVHYPERIFHIGRLDVASSGLILLTNDGSIVNKILRAEGEHEKEYIVTVDKKITPDFIQKMKKGVQLEDGRTLPAKLDERTENTFAITIVEGRNRQIRRMCEALGYQVIGLTRVRIMHIKLGDLQVGEWRHLTREEETILWKGLEEIGQDQK from the coding sequence ATGCCCGTCAGACTAAATAAGTTCATGGTTGAACAAGGTGTTTGCTCGCGTCGAGAAGCTGACCGGCTAATCGAGGCTGGGAAAATCACCATTGATGGCAGAAAGGCGGTCATGGGCGAAAAGGTGGAGGGCACCGAAGAAATTGTCGTTGACGGCAAGAAAGTAGACACCTCGCCCAAAGAAAAGGTGTACCTAGCCTATAACAAACCGGTCGGTATTATTTGTACGGCTGACCCGGAAGCACAGGATAATATTGTCGAAGCCGTCCATTACCCGGAACGAATTTTCCATATCGGTCGACTCGACGTAGCCTCTTCTGGCCTTATTTTATTGACCAATGACGGCTCGATCGTCAATAAAATTCTTCGCGCAGAAGGTGAACACGAAAAAGAATACATCGTGACGGTAGACAAAAAAATAACCCCCGATTTCATCCAAAAGATGAAAAAGGGCGTCCAGCTTGAGGATGGCCGCACACTCCCAGCAAAACTTGATGAACGAACCGAAAATACTTTCGCCATTACTATCGTCGAAGGCAGAAACCGACAAATTCGCCGTATGTGCGAAGCGCTCGGCTATCAAGTCATTGGCTTAACCCGTGTGCGCATCATGCACATCAAACTAGGCGATCTTCAGGTTGGCGAATGGAGACATCTGACCCGCGAAGAAGAAACGATCCTCTGGAAAGGGCTTGAGGAGATTGGCCAAGACCAGAAGTAG
- a CDS encoding methyltransferase: MWLLQIIVLAIVISAAIAGVSAAPWLPTKPRDRAHLLNHLKLTPGQKVVDLGCGDGSMLFAVARKFPEVVCVGYDISLLPLFFGWARKLLYFKKYRHVHIRFGNLFKQSVEDADLVFIFLLSKSYPKLVELLKRDIKDEAQVVVEAWPFPNTTPLKTLKEDKLLSIFLYTGKSLRHVE, encoded by the coding sequence ATGTGGCTCCTGCAAATAATAGTGCTCGCTATTGTTATCTCCGCGGCTATTGCTGGCGTTTCTGCAGCCCCTTGGTTGCCGACAAAGCCGAGAGATCGGGCCCATTTGCTTAACCACCTCAAGCTCACACCAGGACAAAAAGTAGTGGACCTCGGCTGCGGGGATGGTTCCATGCTCTTCGCAGTAGCTAGAAAGTTCCCGGAAGTCGTGTGCGTTGGCTATGACATTTCCTTGCTCCCCCTCTTCTTTGGCTGGGCACGTAAACTTCTCTATTTTAAGAAATACCGCCACGTGCATATTCGTTTTGGTAATCTTTTCAAGCAATCCGTGGAAGATGCAGACCTGGTATTTATCTTCTTACTGTCTAAGAGCTATCCAAAACTGGTCGAGCTTCTCAAACGTGACATAAAAGATGAGGCCCAAGTAGTTGTCGAAGCTTGGCCATTTCCTAACACCACGCCCCTTAAAACTCTCAAAGAAGACAAACTGTTATCCATTTTTCTCTATACCGGGAAGTCCCTGCGTCATGTAGAATAG
- a CDS encoding carbohydrate kinase family protein, protein MLDLISVGDVKLDTFIVIHDASVKCELKMPDCKLCLAYGEKIPVEAFVTQIAGSAPNVAVGAARMGLSTSVLSHMGEDDVYNQALHFLSKNKVDSSNIKTKKNIRSSAAVVLNFKGESTQLVDFVPQEYHLPAKILATNFLHICEVGDGYEHLYKDAVLQAKKGIRISLNPGAIQIKEKKRELFDLLATCEVLFVNQSEARVLLEKEGDTIHGIMAMLKALGPKYVVVTDGPQGAYAFDGKQLNVVPAFPGTMKEATGAGDAFATGFLGALIKGKTHREALRWGSVNSASVIEHVGPTLGLLTHTEIAKRLRAHPSFQTKEL, encoded by the coding sequence ATGCTAGATTTGATCTCGGTTGGCGATGTGAAGCTTGATACGTTTATTGTCATCCATGATGCCAGCGTGAAGTGCGAGCTAAAAATGCCGGACTGTAAACTTTGTCTGGCATACGGCGAAAAGATTCCGGTCGAAGCCTTTGTCACCCAGATTGCGGGCAGCGCTCCGAATGTGGCTGTAGGGGCGGCCAGGATGGGTTTATCCACCAGCGTCTTGAGCCACATGGGTGAAGACGACGTATACAACCAGGCGCTACATTTCCTTTCGAAAAATAAGGTCGACTCCTCGAACATTAAAACCAAAAAAAATATCCGCTCAAGTGCGGCCGTAGTACTCAACTTTAAAGGTGAGTCAACTCAGCTCGTGGACTTCGTGCCACAGGAATATCACTTGCCAGCTAAGATTTTAGCCACTAATTTTCTACATATTTGCGAGGTGGGAGATGGCTATGAGCATCTTTATAAAGATGCCGTTCTTCAGGCCAAAAAAGGAATCCGCATCAGTTTGAATCCTGGAGCTATCCAGATTAAAGAGAAAAAACGCGAACTTTTTGATCTCCTCGCGACCTGCGAAGTATTGTTCGTCAATCAGAGCGAAGCCCGTGTTCTCTTAGAAAAAGAGGGTGATACCATCCACGGTATTATGGCTATGCTGAAAGCTCTTGGACCAAAATACGTCGTTGTCACAGACGGCCCGCAGGGCGCATATGCATTTGACGGCAAGCAGCTGAACGTAGTCCCAGCCTTTCCTGGAACCATGAAGGAAGCAACTGGCGCTGGCGATGCCTTTGCAACCGGATTCCTAGGTGCGCTCATCAAAGGAAAAACGCATCGCGAGGCTCTCCGCTGGGGGTCGGTTAACTCGGCCTCCGTCATTGAACATGTTGGTCCTACCCTTGGCCTACTCACGCATACGGAAATCGCTAAACGCCTAAGAGCGCATCCAAGCTTTCAAACTAAAGAGTTGTAG
- a CDS encoding DUF2090 domain-containing protein: protein MHFPLFILPFDHRSGFAKEIFGKPYPLKGKDIVTAKALKTVVWEAVQLAFDEASEAGTPGVLVDEELGAQVISEAKAKGIVHIVSTEKSGSTLEFIHGDEFDKALLEVKPTYAKVLIRYNVGEETVNEPQREKLQRLSDFCRQSGIPLMLEVLTKATPIDPDPVIAAVKELLKHKIVPAIWKLEGFSSVESWHKLAEATSIPVIMLGRGESASAVESWTKAAAQSGVVSGFAIGRTIFLDALKKYHNEECSREDAVKEIAKNYLHFIDVWKRNAAV, encoded by the coding sequence ATGCATTTCCCCCTCTTCATCTTGCCGTTTGATCACCGCTCGGGATTTGCGAAGGAAATTTTCGGCAAGCCATATCCGCTCAAGGGTAAGGACATCGTTACGGCGAAGGCATTAAAGACGGTCGTCTGGGAGGCCGTGCAATTGGCTTTTGATGAAGCGAGTGAAGCAGGGACGCCAGGCGTTTTGGTTGACGAAGAACTTGGGGCGCAAGTTATTTCAGAGGCTAAAGCAAAAGGTATCGTTCATATAGTTTCAACGGAAAAGAGCGGCTCGACCCTAGAATTTATTCATGGGGATGAGTTCGACAAAGCTCTGCTCGAGGTAAAGCCAACGTATGCAAAAGTGTTAATTCGCTACAACGTGGGCGAAGAAACAGTAAACGAACCACAGCGCGAAAAACTGCAGCGTCTGTCAGACTTTTGTCGGCAAAGCGGCATCCCCCTCATGCTCGAAGTCCTGACAAAGGCAACGCCGATAGACCCCGATCCTGTTATTGCCGCAGTCAAAGAACTTTTGAAACATAAAATTGTTCCGGCTATTTGGAAACTGGAAGGATTCTCGTCCGTCGAGTCCTGGCACAAGCTCGCAGAGGCAACAAGCATCCCCGTGATCATGCTTGGCCGAGGAGAATCCGCGAGCGCGGTTGAATCATGGACAAAGGCAGCTGCACAAAGCGGTGTAGTCAGCGGATTTGCCATTGGCCGAACCATCTTCCTAGACGCACTCAAGAAATATCACAACGAAGAATGTTCCCGGGAAGATGCAGTCAAGGAAATCGCCAAAAACTATCTTCATTTCATTGATGTTTGGAAACGGAATGCCGCGGTGTAG
- a CDS encoding carbohydrate kinase family protein: protein MYDIITIGSAVRDVFLLSKSFQLIKSDKFSTGVGECVALGEKIDVEQLVLSTGGGATNAAVTFANLGFLTAIVSRVGLDEPGDDVLRDLARYKVDTSLVKRIKGGQTAYSTLLTAPNGERTALVHRGVSSEFALADVPFKTLATKWYYVSSLSGNVALLAKIISHAQKTGAKIAVNPGGGELLKASELRALLKDVDVLLVNLEEAQKLTGLSTKDGKELAAKLSSETTLAVVTDGPRGAYASFSKVRYSARNRNVPSISRTGAGDAFGSGVVAALAKGMSVEDALKVGTLNAESVIQHIGAKAGIMAKWPNKKLLDEIRVFVSK, encoded by the coding sequence ATGTACGACATCATTACGATCGGCTCTGCAGTTCGGGATGTTTTTTTACTATCCAAATCGTTCCAACTCATCAAATCCGATAAATTTTCCACCGGAGTCGGTGAATGTGTTGCGCTTGGAGAGAAAATCGACGTCGAACAGCTCGTACTATCAACTGGGGGCGGGGCTACCAATGCTGCCGTGACCTTCGCTAATCTTGGATTTTTGACGGCTATTGTTTCTCGAGTAGGGCTAGACGAACCCGGCGACGATGTATTGCGCGATCTGGCACGCTATAAAGTCGACACGAGCCTGGTAAAGCGCATCAAAGGCGGTCAGACGGCCTACAGCACGCTTTTAACAGCCCCTAACGGCGAACGAACCGCCCTGGTGCACCGTGGCGTATCGTCCGAGTTTGCCTTGGCCGATGTCCCGTTCAAAACTCTCGCCACAAAGTGGTATTACGTGTCTTCCCTGTCCGGAAACGTCGCATTGCTTGCAAAAATCATCAGCCATGCCCAAAAAACAGGCGCGAAAATTGCCGTGAACCCCGGCGGCGGTGAGCTTCTCAAAGCTTCTGAGCTTAGAGCGCTCTTGAAAGACGTTGATGTACTCCTCGTGAACCTAGAAGAAGCGCAGAAGCTCACCGGACTATCGACGAAAGACGGAAAAGAGTTAGCCGCAAAGTTATCGAGTGAAACCACGCTGGCGGTCGTCACCGACGGACCTCGAGGGGCCTACGCATCCTTCAGTAAAGTTCGGTACTCCGCGCGCAACCGCAATGTCCCATCAATCTCGCGCACCGGCGCAGGCGACGCTTTCGGCTCCGGAGTAGTCGCGGCACTCGCTAAAGGCATGTCGGTCGAAGACGCGCTCAAAGTCGGCACGCTGAACGCGGAAAGCGTCATTCAGCACATTGGCGCAAAGGCCGGCATCATGGCCAAGTGGCCAAACAAGAAACTTCTAGACGAAATCCGTGTTTTCGTTTCAAAATAG
- a CDS encoding D-glycerate dehydrogenase: MTKIFVTRDIPDEGLKMLRARADIEVKVYEENKNIPVGVLKANVKGVDIILALLTDKIDDSVMRAAGKQLKMIANYAVGFDNIDLEAAKKRGIMVTNARAPEVSETVAEHTIALIFALAHRIVETDDFTRAGKYKGWGPKMFLGVDIAGKTLGIIGGGAIGEALAKRMHSGFGVKIIYNDIKPNEKFEKEFGATFMEKDELLKHADFVSLHVPLLPSTRHLIGERELKLMKKTAYLLNTSRGPIVDEKALTVALAHGDIAGAGLDVYECEPLIDCDPTDTYELRKLPNVVLTPHTASASIEARQAMSRAAAENILAFLDGKTPPNAVKG; encoded by the coding sequence ATGACCAAAATCTTCGTGACGCGTGATATTCCGGATGAAGGCTTGAAAATGTTACGCGCGAGGGCGGACATTGAGGTCAAAGTATACGAGGAAAACAAAAATATCCCGGTTGGCGTTCTTAAAGCGAACGTAAAAGGCGTCGACATCATCCTTGCGCTCCTAACCGATAAGATCGATGACTCTGTCATGCGCGCCGCGGGTAAACAGCTCAAAATGATTGCTAATTACGCGGTTGGGTTCGATAATATTGACCTTGAAGCTGCCAAGAAGCGCGGGATCATGGTCACGAACGCTCGTGCACCGGAAGTTTCAGAAACGGTGGCCGAGCATACCATCGCGCTCATCTTTGCCCTCGCCCATAGGATTGTCGAAACCGATGATTTTACGCGCGCCGGTAAATACAAAGGCTGGGGACCAAAGATGTTCCTAGGGGTAGACATTGCCGGCAAGACGCTCGGCATTATTGGCGGCGGAGCTATTGGTGAAGCACTCGCCAAGCGGATGCACAGCGGATTCGGGGTAAAAATCATCTATAACGACATCAAGCCAAACGAAAAATTCGAAAAAGAATTTGGCGCGACATTCATGGAGAAAGACGAGCTCCTGAAACATGCAGATTTTGTCTCGCTCCACGTTCCTCTGCTCCCATCGACCCGTCATTTGATCGGCGAGCGGGAGCTGAAGCTCATGAAGAAGACCGCCTACTTGCTTAATACCTCGCGAGGTCCCATTGTCGACGAGAAAGCACTCACCGTCGCCCTGGCACATGGCGATATTGCAGGAGCAGGACTGGACGTTTACGAATGTGAACCGTTAATCGACTGCGATCCGACCGATACCTACGAACTCCGCAAACTTCCGAATGTTGTCCTCACGCCGCACACAGCGAGCGCGAGTATCGAGGCCCGCCAGGCCATGAGCCGGGCCGCCGCAGAGAACATTCTCGCATTCCTGGACGGAAAAACCCCACCGAACGCCGTAAAGGGATAA
- a CDS encoding 2OG-Fe(II) oxygenase family protein, translating to MDIQGLTNFGTKQGYELLRTQGGLTSCRLECRDDAEKVADGLKRLIIAPPEEQRRWRWDTPEDIPRSIPEERRQELIEVMFHQGQCDLGLMRRENEVNKETGEPQDPKWLFHYKVQLHEVLAASGANMEEYGELLHAADRLLTKGRALWDLAMDTFEILHPNSAMVLRCALYDPPSAPSKVGAQCHWDRNDGTIHFADSKAGLLVPKKEDYQVNEPQMTVLGRASDDLVYLFVSAKLAYLDPQRFNPVWHGGMNADVGESRWAIIGFYHLNEHSYLPPEFRGKTRDPVCKWIREASRVPVSSR from the coding sequence GTGGACATTCAAGGACTGACCAATTTTGGTACCAAGCAGGGATACGAACTTCTTCGCACACAAGGTGGCCTGACCAGCTGCCGGCTCGAGTGCCGAGATGATGCAGAGAAGGTGGCGGATGGACTCAAACGTCTCATCATCGCCCCACCGGAAGAACAGCGCAGATGGCGTTGGGACACGCCGGAGGATATTCCGCGGAGTATCCCAGAGGAACGCCGCCAGGAACTCATCGAGGTCATGTTCCATCAGGGACAGTGCGATCTCGGACTCATGCGCCGTGAAAATGAAGTGAACAAGGAGACCGGTGAACCGCAGGATCCCAAGTGGCTCTTCCACTACAAAGTGCAGCTGCACGAAGTGCTCGCGGCCAGCGGCGCAAACATGGAGGAGTATGGCGAGCTTCTTCACGCCGCGGACAGGCTCCTCACAAAGGGGCGCGCGCTCTGGGACCTGGCCATGGATACGTTCGAGATTCTGCACCCGAATTCGGCCATGGTGCTCCGCTGCGCGCTCTATGACCCGCCGTCAGCTCCAAGCAAGGTCGGGGCGCAGTGCCACTGGGACCGCAACGACGGCACGATTCACTTCGCGGACAGCAAGGCCGGTCTTCTCGTGCCAAAGAAGGAGGACTACCAAGTCAATGAACCGCAGATGACGGTTCTCGGCCGCGCGTCAGATGATCTCGTCTACCTATTCGTATCCGCCAAGCTGGCCTACCTGGACCCCCAACGGTTCAATCCCGTATGGCATGGCGGCATGAACGCGGACGTGGGAGAAAGCCGCTGGGCGATCATCGGCTTCTACCACTTGAACGAACATTCGTACCTTCCGCCGGAATTCCGCGGCAAAACTAGGGATCCCGTCTGCAAGTGGATCCGTGAAGCAAGCCGCGTTCCCGTCTCGTCGCGTTAG
- a CDS encoding DUF3160 domain-containing protein encodes MPQLPEETVPKPSHKRLYILLSLLGATTVGLIVSLILLTPGTKPTPSTPIAEVAEVPVVSEVPSTREADLKALADVTNLGDFTLSDSALALLAKNGFVVDASSYEDEFFSLYEANRYSYTPSFVTTDSLLHNYHLIFDDLLKKTEEKYLLAEVKALTASMLKEATTNLATLKGTSFENSARRNLTFFTVGARLLDGSSSIPASVKTEVEAELALINAHDGIAESPMMNMGVPASTPSIDKSREDYSQYIARGHYTKSPELTAYFKAMMWYGRMNFRFMNDDEVRSAVLTTLALQKANNSASWQKIYEPTVFFVGQSDDITYTEMIGAVEKAYGKGASLSAISSNTTGFTALKEALKDLRPPQLNSIPIFNSSITPDRTLATKGFRFMGQRFTVDASIFQRLVDREVTGRMLPNGLDIPAALGSAEALSILEANGDTKMEHYTENMDKLRTYLGGLDNATWTQNLYWSWIDTLRPLLAVGSSNSKLPAFMKTDAWTRKSLGAFLGSWAELKHDTILYAKQVYSEMGGGPEIVVKDDRGYVEPYPEVYAKLASLLKKTSDGLSARGIIDSTSKDNLAKMMTLATMLEEISNKELNGEKLTEADYELIRTYGGQLEHFWLDINKEKLAEMNNEVRNYLSQNPAAVIADVATDPNGQVLEVGNGHVSKLLVVMTIEGVKKIVKGGVFSYYEFPWPLSDRLTDEKWRDLINSQDAPPQPAWTKDFTSAE; translated from the coding sequence ATGCCACAATTACCAGAGGAAACAGTGCCTAAGCCGAGTCACAAACGGTTGTATATTTTGCTCAGTCTGCTCGGGGCAACAACCGTTGGTCTAATTGTCAGTCTCATCCTGTTAACACCAGGTACCAAACCTACTCCCTCGACGCCTATTGCCGAGGTGGCGGAGGTTCCCGTTGTTTCAGAAGTCCCATCTACCCGAGAAGCTGATTTGAAAGCTTTGGCTGATGTCACTAATTTAGGCGACTTTACTCTGTCGGATAGCGCGCTCGCACTTCTGGCCAAGAATGGCTTCGTGGTTGATGCCTCGTCTTACGAGGATGAATTCTTTTCGTTATATGAGGCTAATCGGTACTCCTATACTCCCAGTTTCGTCACCACGGATTCACTTTTGCATAACTATCATTTAATTTTCGACGATCTCCTAAAAAAGACCGAAGAAAAGTATTTACTGGCCGAAGTAAAAGCGCTGACTGCCTCGATGCTAAAGGAAGCGACGACTAACCTCGCTACTCTTAAAGGAACTTCTTTCGAAAACTCAGCCCGACGAAATCTAACCTTCTTTACGGTCGGCGCCCGCTTGCTCGATGGTTCGTCGTCCATTCCGGCGAGTGTGAAAACGGAAGTGGAGGCAGAGTTAGCGTTAATCAACGCGCATGACGGTATTGCGGAGTCGCCCATGATGAATATGGGCGTGCCCGCCAGCACTCCTTCTATAGATAAGTCACGAGAGGACTATTCCCAGTACATTGCCCGTGGACATTACACGAAGAGCCCCGAGCTTACCGCCTATTTTAAGGCCATGATGTGGTACGGCCGGATGAATTTCCGGTTCATGAATGATGACGAAGTCCGCTCGGCGGTTTTGACCACGCTGGCTCTGCAAAAAGCGAATAATTCTGCTTCTTGGCAGAAGATTTATGAGCCAACCGTCTTCTTCGTGGGCCAGAGTGATGACATTACTTATACGGAGATGATCGGGGCAGTAGAAAAAGCCTACGGTAAGGGCGCTTCGCTGTCCGCTATTTCATCGAACACGACTGGGTTCACTGCACTCAAAGAAGCTCTGAAAGACCTTCGCCCACCTCAACTGAACTCAATTCCCATCTTTAACTCGTCGATCACGCCAGACCGAACTTTGGCCACGAAGGGTTTCCGTTTTATGGGTCAGCGATTCACCGTCGACGCCTCTATCTTCCAGCGGTTGGTCGATAGGGAAGTTACGGGACGCATGTTGCCGAATGGACTAGACATCCCAGCCGCGCTTGGCTCGGCAGAAGCCTTGAGCATCCTTGAGGCTAATGGCGATACCAAGATGGAGCACTACACAGAAAACATGGATAAGCTCCGAACATACCTAGGCGGACTCGACAACGCTACCTGGACTCAGAACCTTTATTGGAGCTGGATTGATACGCTTCGACCATTATTGGCGGTCGGCTCCTCGAACTCCAAGCTACCGGCCTTCATGAAGACGGACGCCTGGACGCGTAAGTCACTCGGCGCGTTCCTTGGCAGCTGGGCCGAGCTCAAGCACGACACCATTCTTTACGCTAAACAGGTTTACTCGGAGATGGGCGGTGGGCCAGAGATAGTGGTTAAGGATGATCGCGGCTACGTAGAGCCATACCCAGAGGTTTACGCCAAGCTAGCTTCACTTCTCAAGAAGACCTCTGACGGTTTGTCGGCTCGCGGTATTATCGACTCTACCTCAAAGGACAACTTGGCCAAGATGATGACGTTGGCCACCATGCTCGAAGAGATTTCCAACAAAGAATTAAACGGCGAGAAGCTGACCGAAGCTGACTACGAGCTTATTAGGACTTATGGTGGGCAATTGGAGCATTTCTGGCTAGATATTAATAAGGAAAAGTTGGCAGAAATGAATAACGAAGTACGAAATTACTTAAGCCAAAACCCGGCTGCCGTAATTGCTGACGTGGCCACGGATCCAAACGGCCAGGTGTTGGAGGTTGGGAACGGACACGTGTCTAAGCTCCTGGTAGTGATGACAATTGAGGGCGTTAAAAAGATAGTCAAAGGCGGTGTCTTCTCATACTATGAGTTCCCGTGGCCTTTGAGCGACCGACTAACGGATGAAAAGTGGCGCGATCTCATTAACTCGCAAGACGCTCCTCCTCAGCCAGCATGGACAAAAGATTTCACTTCAGCCGAATAA
- a CDS encoding L,D-transpeptidase family protein: MKSTVLALAGISLLFSPLSAFAAHGKAPKVTPPPAATELKIFSPSGDLVTSFLPFDKAGNLAGSVAVGDLGTDKISEIIVGAGAGNKPLIRTFRLDGTLIKEFSAYGNGMKSGVNAALCDLNGDGLNDIVTGASVGGGPQVRVFSSEGKFMDLQFFAYDEKFRGGVNIACADVDADGKADILTGAGPGGEKTIKVFSSTGTLKNTITVSSGPEKSGTYVFTANLDQDAESEIVTAPMANGTFDLTLVDLTPAGYIQNVKSLSQTSPSYGLSITADKRTLIYVNGAYSAKTQVSNLLNGATFVPFADATEIAPRLGVIPETGNIVALGAKNVVPLDPATQSIKVDISEQRLYAYTNNVLTKTFLVSTGKRGYNTPIGKTTIMKKIPIMSYVWNYGPGNPNNYNLPNVKWNMRIFPHIYIHSAYWHNNFGHPMSHGCINTSIPDADWIFHWVSEGTSVETVL, translated from the coding sequence ATGAAATCCACCGTTTTAGCCTTGGCTGGAATTAGCCTTCTTTTTTCCCCGCTCTCGGCTTTCGCTGCACACGGGAAAGCACCGAAAGTTACGCCTCCCCCAGCGGCGACCGAGTTAAAAATTTTCTCGCCCAGCGGAGATCTAGTCACATCTTTTCTGCCCTTTGATAAGGCTGGAAATCTGGCTGGTAGCGTAGCGGTAGGCGATCTCGGTACTGATAAAATCAGCGAGATTATCGTTGGTGCTGGCGCAGGCAACAAGCCGCTTATTAGAACATTTCGGCTTGACGGCACGCTGATCAAAGAGTTTTCGGCTTATGGAAACGGGATGAAAAGCGGCGTAAATGCGGCCCTTTGTGATCTAAATGGCGACGGCCTAAACGACATCGTCACCGGCGCTTCTGTTGGCGGCGGCCCTCAGGTTCGAGTGTTCTCGTCTGAAGGTAAATTCATGGATCTTCAGTTCTTTGCCTATGATGAAAAGTTCCGTGGCGGAGTAAACATCGCTTGTGCTGACGTGGACGCGGACGGCAAGGCCGACATTCTGACCGGCGCCGGTCCAGGAGGCGAAAAAACGATTAAAGTTTTTAGTTCAACTGGCACGTTAAAAAATACTATAACGGTCAGCAGTGGTCCGGAAAAATCCGGCACATACGTTTTTACCGCCAACCTCGACCAAGATGCAGAAAGCGAAATTGTGACGGCTCCGATGGCCAACGGGACGTTCGATTTGACCCTCGTCGACCTTACACCAGCCGGCTATATACAGAATGTTAAATCACTCAGCCAGACCTCGCCCAGTTACGGGCTCTCCATCACGGCAGACAAGCGGACGCTCATTTACGTAAACGGTGCTTACTCGGCCAAGACGCAAGTTTCTAATCTCTTGAATGGGGCTACTTTTGTCCCCTTCGCCGACGCTACCGAGATTGCCCCGCGCCTCGGCGTCATTCCTGAAACCGGTAATATCGTGGCCCTAGGCGCGAAAAATGTTGTCCCACTGGATCCCGCCACCCAATCCATTAAAGTAGACATCTCCGAACAACGTCTGTACGCCTACACCAACAATGTCCTCACGAAAACTTTTCTGGTATCAACCGGAAAGCGCGGATATAACACGCCAATCGGTAAAACAACGATCATGAAGAAGATTCCCATCATGAGCTACGTCTGGAACTACGGCCCGGGTAATCCAAACAACTACAACCTGCCCAACGTGAAGTGGAATATGCGCATTTTCCCGCATATCTACATTCACTCCGCCTACTGGCACAACAACTTCGGCCATCCTATGAGCCACGGCTGCATCAATACTTCTATTCCCGATGCCGATTGGATCTTCCACTGGGTTAGCGAAGGTACGTCAGTTGAGACGGTGCTATAA